Proteins encoded together in one Streptomyces sp. B1I3 window:
- a CDS encoding Gfo/Idh/MocA family oxidoreductase gives MRIGLIGTGRIGSFHAGVLARHREVASLVVTDTDAARAAEVAGRTGATAVADAADVLAAGVDAVVIASATAAHAELIGRAARAGLPAFCEKPIALDLAGTLGALREVERAGSVLQLGFMRRFDAGYAAARAAVRSGALGRLHTVRAATSDPAPPPAAYLLLSGGLFRDCLVHDFDMLRWVTGREVTEVYATGSDAGDPMFRAAADVDTAAALLTLDDGTLATATATRCNGAGYDVRMELAGELDQIAVGLDDRTPLTSVEDQGPPAPAEPWPGFLERFAPAYEAELDAFLRVVRGESANPCDGREALHALRIAEACELSRGERRPVRLTEIADA, from the coding sequence ATGCGCATCGGACTCATCGGCACGGGCCGGATCGGTTCCTTCCACGCGGGCGTCCTGGCACGCCACCGCGAGGTCGCCTCCCTGGTGGTGACGGACACCGACGCGGCCCGCGCCGCCGAGGTCGCCGGGCGGACCGGCGCCACGGCCGTCGCGGACGCGGCGGACGTCCTGGCCGCGGGCGTGGACGCCGTGGTCATCGCCTCCGCCACCGCGGCACACGCCGAGCTCATCGGCCGGGCGGCCCGGGCGGGACTGCCGGCCTTCTGCGAGAAGCCGATCGCGCTGGACCTGGCGGGGACCCTGGGCGCACTGCGCGAGGTCGAGCGGGCGGGCAGTGTGCTCCAGCTCGGCTTCATGCGCCGCTTCGACGCGGGATACGCGGCGGCCCGCGCGGCCGTCCGCAGCGGCGCACTCGGCCGGCTGCACACCGTACGGGCGGCGACGTCCGACCCCGCTCCCCCGCCCGCCGCCTATCTCCTCCTCTCCGGCGGCCTGTTCAGGGACTGCCTGGTGCACGACTTCGACATGCTGCGCTGGGTGACGGGACGCGAGGTGACGGAGGTGTACGCCACCGGGTCGGACGCCGGAGACCCGATGTTCCGTGCCGCGGCCGACGTGGACACGGCGGCGGCCCTGCTGACACTGGACGACGGCACGCTCGCCACGGCGACGGCAACCCGGTGCAACGGAGCCGGTTACGACGTACGCATGGAACTGGCCGGCGAGCTGGACCAGATCGCGGTCGGCCTGGACGACCGCACCCCGCTCACCTCGGTGGAGGACCAGGGACCTCCGGCACCGGCCGAACCGTGGCCCGGGTTCCTGGAGCGCTTCGCCCCGGCGTACGAGGCCGAGCTGGACGCGTTCCTCCGTGTCGTACGCGGGGAGTCGGCGAACCCCTGCGACGGCCGGGAGGCGCTCCACG
- a CDS encoding sugar ABC transporter substrate-binding protein: MGAVLAAVLGASLMGCSSTGGKRAEERAAKQAAEGRSAVNTPRWTFAMVTHSGDGDTFWDIVQKGAQQAADKDNINFLYSHNDEGQQQAELVQTAIDKKVDGLIVSLAKPDSMKTVVAKAVKAGIPVITVNSGSAESKAFGALTHIGQDESIAGEAVGDELGGRGRKKALCVLHEQGNVGHEQRCAGAKKTFDGTMQNLYVDGTNMPDVQASIEAKLSADKSIDAVVTLGAPFAAAAVKAKKTAGSKAEIDTFDLNASVAAGLSDETLGFAVDQQPYLQGYEAVDLLWLHRFNKNVLGGGRPVLTGPQIITAADADQLAEYTDRGTR; this comes from the coding sequence ATGGGCGCCGTCCTGGCGGCGGTGCTGGGTGCCTCCCTCATGGGATGCAGCAGCACCGGTGGCAAGCGGGCGGAGGAGCGCGCGGCGAAGCAGGCCGCCGAGGGCCGGTCCGCGGTGAACACGCCCCGCTGGACGTTCGCCATGGTCACCCACTCGGGCGACGGCGACACCTTCTGGGACATCGTCCAGAAGGGTGCCCAGCAGGCGGCCGACAAGGACAACATCAACTTCCTCTACTCGCACAACGACGAGGGCCAGCAGCAGGCCGAGCTCGTCCAGACCGCGATCGACAAGAAGGTCGACGGCCTGATCGTCTCGCTGGCCAAGCCCGACTCGATGAAGACCGTCGTCGCCAAGGCGGTCAAGGCCGGCATCCCCGTGATCACGGTGAACTCCGGATCCGCCGAGTCCAAGGCCTTCGGCGCGCTCACCCACATCGGCCAGGACGAGTCCATCGCCGGTGAGGCCGTCGGCGACGAGCTCGGCGGGCGCGGACGCAAGAAGGCGCTGTGCGTCCTGCACGAGCAGGGCAACGTGGGCCACGAGCAGCGCTGCGCCGGAGCGAAGAAGACCTTCGACGGCACGATGCAGAACCTGTACGTCGACGGCACCAACATGCCCGACGTCCAGGCCTCGATCGAGGCGAAGCTCAGCGCCGACAAGAGCATCGACGCGGTGGTCACCCTCGGGGCCCCGTTCGCCGCGGCGGCCGTCAAGGCAAAGAAGACCGCGGGCAGCAAGGCCGAGATCGACACCTTCGACCTCAACGCGAGCGTCGCCGCCGGCCTCTCGGACGAGACGCTCGGCTTCGCCGTCGACCAGCAGCCCTACCTCCAGGGGTACGAGGCCGTCGACCTGCTCTGGCTCCACCGCTTCAACAAGAATGTGCTCGGCGGCGGCCGGCCCGTCCTGACCGGCCCGCAGATCATCACCGCCGCCGACGCCGACCAGCTCGCCGAGTACACGGACCGGGGCACCCGATGA
- a CDS encoding ABC transporter permease: protein MTATGQPAAPAGTDERLLRTSPLRRLLGRPELGSVVGAVAVFLFFTIVADSFLQSSSLGTVLYAASTLGIMAAPVALLMIGGEFDLSAGVMVTSSALISSMFSYQMTANVWVGVFVSLLVTLGFGAFNGFMLTRTKLPSFIITLGTFLMLTGLNLGFTKLISGTVSTKAIGNMEGFSSARKIFASYLTVGGVELKVTILWWAVLVAVATWILLRTRFGNWIFAVGGEADAARAVGVPVVRTKIGLYLGVAFAAWVSGQHLLFSYDVVQSGEGVGNELTYIIAAVIGGCLITGGYGSAIGSAVGAVIFGMTSKGIVYAEWNPDWFKFFLGAMLLLATLLNAWVRKRAEATK, encoded by the coding sequence ATGACGGCGACCGGTCAACCCGCGGCACCGGCGGGAACCGACGAACGGCTGCTGCGCACCTCACCGTTGCGCAGACTGCTCGGCCGCCCCGAGCTCGGCTCGGTCGTCGGGGCCGTGGCCGTCTTCCTCTTCTTCACGATCGTGGCCGACAGCTTCCTCCAGTCGTCCAGCCTCGGCACCGTGCTGTACGCGGCCTCCACCCTCGGGATCATGGCCGCGCCGGTGGCGCTCCTCATGATCGGTGGGGAGTTCGACCTCTCCGCCGGTGTGATGGTGACCAGCTCGGCCCTGATCTCCTCGATGTTCAGCTACCAGATGACGGCCAACGTCTGGGTCGGCGTCTTCGTGTCGCTGCTGGTCACCCTCGGCTTCGGCGCGTTCAACGGCTTCATGCTCACCCGTACCAAACTGCCCAGCTTCATCATCACGCTCGGCACGTTCCTGATGCTGACCGGCCTGAACCTCGGCTTCACCAAGCTGATCAGCGGCACCGTGTCCACCAAGGCCATCGGCAACATGGAGGGCTTCTCCTCGGCCCGCAAGATCTTCGCCTCCTACCTCACCGTCGGCGGGGTCGAGCTGAAGGTCACCATCCTGTGGTGGGCGGTCCTGGTCGCCGTCGCCACCTGGATCCTGCTGCGCACCCGCTTCGGCAACTGGATCTTCGCCGTCGGCGGCGAGGCGGACGCGGCCCGCGCGGTCGGCGTCCCGGTCGTCCGTACCAAGATCGGGCTCTACCTCGGGGTGGCCTTCGCCGCCTGGGTCTCCGGACAGCACCTGCTCTTCTCCTACGACGTCGTGCAGTCCGGAGAGGGCGTCGGCAACGAGCTGACGTACATCATCGCGGCCGTCATCGGCGGCTGCCTGATCACCGGCGGTTACGGCTCCGCCATCGGCTCCGCGGTCGGCGCGGTCATCTTCGGCATGACCAGCAAGGGCATCGTGTACGCGGAGTGGAACCCCGACTGGTTCAAGTTCTTCCTGGGGGCGATGCTGCTCCTGGCCACCCTGCTCAACGCATGGGTACGCAAGCGCGCGGAGGCGACGAAATGA
- a CDS encoding GntR family transcriptional regulator, which produces MPKPTADSAALGLGVDRTSPVPLYHQLARQLEAAIEQGRLAPGSLLGNELELAARLGLSRPTVRQAIQSLVDRGLMVRRRGVGTQVVHSRIKRPVELSSLYDDLESAGRQPATRLLRNTVEPATAEIAAALGVAEGSDVHLVERLRYAHDEPMALLRNHLPPGLLELGSERLESTGLYRMMRSSGITLHSARQSVGARAATAQEAERLEEPVGAPLLTMERTTFDAGGRAVEFGSHVYRASRYSFEFQLLARP; this is translated from the coding sequence GTGCCGAAACCCACCGCCGACTCCGCCGCTCTGGGGCTGGGTGTGGACCGCACCAGCCCCGTGCCGCTCTACCACCAACTGGCCCGGCAGCTGGAGGCGGCCATCGAGCAGGGCCGGCTCGCACCCGGTAGCCTCCTCGGCAACGAGCTGGAGCTGGCCGCGCGGCTCGGGCTCTCCCGTCCCACCGTCCGCCAGGCCATCCAGTCGCTCGTCGACAGGGGACTGATGGTGCGCAGGCGGGGAGTGGGCACCCAGGTCGTGCACAGCCGCATCAAGCGCCCGGTCGAACTGAGCAGTCTCTACGACGACCTGGAGTCGGCCGGACGGCAGCCCGCGACCCGGCTCCTGCGCAACACGGTCGAGCCGGCCACGGCCGAGATCGCCGCCGCACTCGGGGTGGCGGAGGGCAGTGACGTCCACCTGGTCGAGCGGCTGAGGTACGCGCACGACGAGCCCATGGCACTCCTGCGCAACCACCTCCCTCCGGGCCTGCTGGAGCTCGGCTCGGAGCGGCTGGAGTCGACGGGGCTGTACCGGATGATGCGCTCCTCGGGGATCACGCTGCACAGTGCGCGCCAGTCCGTCGGTGCCCGGGCGGCCACCGCTCAGGAGGCGGAGCGGCTCGAGGAGCCCGTGGGGGCGCCGCTGCTGACGATGGAGCGGACGACCTTCGACGCGGGCGGCCGGGCGGTCGAGTTCGGCTCCCACGTCTACAGGGCGTCCCGCTACTCCTTCGAGTTCCAGCTGCTGGCACGTCCCTGA